A stretch of Aedes aegypti strain LVP_AGWG chromosome 2, AaegL5.0 Primary Assembly, whole genome shotgun sequence DNA encodes these proteins:
- the LOC5576075 gene encoding nedd8-activating enzyme E1 catalytic subunit produces METTTTQTSDHQGKRWNHLRKILERSGPFCPPNFTASNETLEFLQNTCKILVIGAGGLGCELLKDMALMGFRDIHVIDMDTIELSNLNRQFLFRRADIGKSKAECAAAFVNARIPGCTVTPHFCKIQDFDAGFYRQFHIIVCGLDSIVARRWINGMLISMLEYEEDGSVDETSIIPLVDGGTEGFKGNARVILPGMTACIDCTLDLFPPQVTYPLCTIANTPRLPEHCIEYVKIIQWPKENPFGSDIGLDGDDPQHITWVYEKAQERANTFNITGLSYRLVQGVLKNIIPAVASTNAVIAAACATEVFKIASSCCEPLNNYMVFNDSDGIYTYTYEAEKKADCLACSQVPRPVDVVDPNTMTLQDLIQHLCDSAEFQMKSPGLTASINGKNKTLYMATVKSIEEATKGNLTQSLGELGLKDGQEIMVADVTNPNAILIKLKFQSNEVEMA; encoded by the exons ATGGAAACCACCACAACCCAAACCAGCGACCATCAGGGCAAACGGTGGAACCATCTGCGCAAGATTCTCGAGCGCTCCGGTCCGTTTTGTCCGCCCAATTTTACGGCTTCGAATGAGACgttggaatttctgcagaacACTTGCAAGATTCTGGTGATTG GTGCCGGCGGATTGGGATGCGAGCTGCTGAAGGATATGGCCTTGATGGGCTTCCGTGACATTCACGTAATCGATATGGACACGATTGAGTTGTCCAACCTGAACCGACAGTTTCTGTTCCGTCGCGCGGATATCGGCAAATCCAAAGCGGAGTGTGCGGCCGCTTTTGTGAATGCTAGGATTCCGGGTTGTACGGTTACGCCACATTTTTGCAAGATTCAGGACTTCGATGCCGGCTTCTATCGGCAGTTTCACATCATCGTTTGTGGGCTGGATTCGATTGTGGCCCGCCGATGGATCAATGGGATGCTGATTTCGATGCTGGAGTACGAGGAGGACGGTTCCGTTGATGAGACGTCGATTATTCCACTGGTGGATGGTGGAACCGAAGGATTCAAGGGGAACGCCAGGGTGATTCTGCCAGGGATGACGGCCTGCATCGATTGTACGCTGGACTTGTTTCCACCGCAG GTAACTTATCCGCTGTGCACTATTGCTAATACCCCGCGCCTGCCGGAACATTGCATCGAGTACGTTAAAATAATCCAATGGCCCAAGGAGAATCCCTTCGGAAGTGACATCGGTTTGGACGGAGATGATCCCCAGCATATCACGTGGGTGTACGAGAAGGCTCAAGAACGGGCCAACACATTCAACATAACCGGTCTCTCGTACCGGCTGGTCCAGGGCGTATTGAAGAATATCATTCCGGCTGTGGCCAGTACCAATGCGGTAATTGCGGCAGCATGCGCTACCGAGGTGTTCAAAATTGCCTCCAGCTGTTGCGAACCGCTGAACAACTACATGGTCTTCAACGACAGCGATGGGATCTACACCTACACGTACGAAGCGGAGAAAAAGGCCGACTGCTTGGCCTGCAGTCAAGTTCCTCGCCCGGTGGATGTGGTCGACCCGAACACGATGACCCTGCAGGATCTGATTCAGCATTTGTGCGACAGTGCCGAGTTTCAGATGAAGAGTCCGGGTTTGACGGCTTCTATCAATGGGAAGAATAAAACGCTCTACATGGCGACCGTGAAAAGCATCGAAGAGGCCACCAAGGGCAATTTGACGCAGTCGCTGGGTGAGCTGGGATTAAAGGACGGCCAGGAGATAATGGTCGCCGACGTTACCAATCCGAACGCAATTCTAATTAAGCTTAAGTTCCAAAGCAACGAAGTTGAAATGGCATAA